Proteins found in one Sorghum bicolor cultivar BTx623 chromosome 1, Sorghum_bicolor_NCBIv3, whole genome shotgun sequence genomic segment:
- the LOC8080807 gene encoding uncharacterized protein LOC8080807 isoform X1 translates to MDQLVNFIIRPPRADYSPNDDLLEQEFMLKGRWFLRKDLEVKNGQGKTLQCSHYMPVVVPEGKALPCVIYCHGNSGCRADASEAAIILLPSNITVFTLDFSGSGLSEGEHVTLGWNEREDLKAVVNYLRTDGNVSCIGLWGRSMGAVTSLMYGAEDPSIAGMVLDSPFSNLVDLMMELVDTYKYPLPKFTVKLAIQHMRKIVKRKASFDIMDLDTIQVAKRCFVPALFGHATEDDFILPHHSDKIYESYIGDKNIIKFDGDHNSPRPQFYFDSITIFFHNVLNPPEVAEDHYFLTPRSSLGQGHWDTEQDIEYRFSQSPTGTARAATTEDAIAQLRSRRLMSRMEVPSGATTEDRADRTEGLDSDQGPSSSSVSTATPPNGRNGRLLTPTSDDGEYVEYSFDSLSDMPYTVEDEDRMLMQAILESLKDYEQSNIKNVQSTASDAAPKENDTVRESNGVAAAALEQDAASASFDAPAKHTNVCNSGEKVSEGQTTDCDAVKNSASVSASGSSEPLASTQMTNGKPASAESQKVTQNANGEDGTRATLVVQKSRTGGLIDGLTQKWGSFFKNND, encoded by the exons ATGGACCAGCTCGTCAATTTCATCATCCGCCCGCCCAG AGCTGACTAcagtccaaatgatgatttaTTAGAGCAGGAGTTTATGCTGAAGGGAAGATGGTTCCTGAGGAAGGATTTGGAG GTAAAAAATGGCCAGGGAAAAACGTTGCAGTGTAGTCACTACATGCCTGTTGTGGTTCCTGAAGGAAAAGCTCTTCCTTGTGTCATATATTGTCATGGAAACAG TGGGTGCAGAGCTGATGCTAGTGAAGCCGCTATTATTCTTCTACCATCAAACATTACAGTCTTTACACTGGACTTTTCAGGGTCTGGACTCTCTGAAGGAGAGCATGTCACCTTAGGCTGGAATGAA AGAGAAGATCTGAAAGCTGTGGTTAACTATTTGCGAACAGATGGGAATGTATCTTGCATTGGTTTGTGGGGTCGCTCAATGGGTGCGGTCACAAG TCTAATGTATGGAGCGGAGGATCCATCAATTGCAGGAATGGTTCTTGATAGCCCATTCTCCAACTTGGTCGACTTAATGATGGAGCTAGTGGACACCTACAAATATCCACTGCCAAAATTCACT GTCAAACTTGCAATACAGCATATGCGAAAGATTGTCAAGAGGAAAGCTAGTTTTGACATCATGGATCTTGATACCATTCAG GTTGCAAAACGATGTTTTGTtcctgctttgtttggacatgcaACTGAGGATGATTTTATACTTCCCCATCATTCAGACAAAATATATGAATCATATATT GGTGACAAAAACATTATAAAATTTGATGGGGACCACAATTCACCACGTCCTCAATTTTACTTTGACTCAATCACTATATTTTTCCATAATGTGCTAAACCCTCCTGAAGTGGCAGAGGATCATTATTTCCTGACACCACGTAGTAGCCTTGGTCAG GGTCATTGGGATACAGAACAGGACATAGAGTATAGGTTCTCTCAATCACCTACAG GGACAGCCCGTGCGGCTACGACAGAAGATGCCATTGCACAGTTGCGTTCTAGAAGGCTCATGAGTAGAATGGAG GTTCCATCTGGTGCCACCACTGAAGACAGGGCTGATCGAACTGAG GGTTTGGATAGTGATCAAGGTCCCTCCTCATCTAGTGTGTCAACAGCAACTCCTCCCAACGGCCGCAACGGAAGGTTGCTGACTCCAACCTCTGATGATGGCGAGTATGTGGAGTACTCATTTGATAGCTTGTCAGATATGCCTTACACCGTGGAAGATGAAGATAGA ATGCTGATGCAAGCAATTCTTGAATCACTGAAAGACTATGAACAGTCAAATATAAAAAATGTGCAATCCACTGCATCTGATGCTGCACCCAAAGAGAACGATACTGTAAGAGAGAGCAATGGTGTGGCTGCTGCAGCATTGGAGCAAGATGCAGCCTCTGCATCATTCGATGCTCCTGCCAAACATACGAATGTCTGCAACAGTGGAGAAAAAGTCAGTGAAGGGCAAACTACAGATTGCGACGCTGTAAAGAACAGTGCTTCGGTCTCTGCTTCTGGTTCTTCAGAGCCCTTAGCGTCAACACAGATGACCAATGGAAAACCTGCTTCGGCAGAATCCCAGAAAGTGACTCAGAATGCCAATGGGGAGGACGGCACTAGAGCAACTTTGGTAGTCCAGAAGAGCCGTACGGGCGGCCTGATAGATGGTTTGACACAAAAATGGGGttctttcttcaagaacaacgaCTAA
- the LOC8082619 gene encoding rhomboid-like protein 19 → MSASATPTPAAGRRFFTGFTRLCKGLAVILFLAHILVHLFPSAATYLTLIPARTIPFAWNLVTAGYIEQTIPGVIVSIVGLLLFGKVLEPLWGAKELLKFIFIVNLSTSACVFVTTIVLYYITQEESYLYTPVSGFYGVLSGLLVGIKQILPDQELNLLVLKISAKWIPSIVAFISVAVSFFIKESMSYLPIILFGIYMSWIYLRYFQRRLEVGLKGDPSDEFSFSSFFPGFLRPILDPIASIFHKLFCGRSARPEGTGQTLDGSQFPGSGSIEANRRRERGQRALEQRLAEKLAAVRNAEGTPPPKQQREDAEDDASDKV, encoded by the exons ATGAGCGCCTCTGCGACCCCGACCCCCGCAGCG GGCAGGCGATTCTTCACGGGCTTCACCAGGCTGTGCAAGGGCCTCGCCGTCATCCTCTTCCTCGCCCACATTTTGGTCCACCTCTTCCCTTCAGCCGCCACCTATCTCACGCTGATACCAGCCAG GACAATCCCTTTTGCTTGGAACCTGGTTACCGCTGGTTATATTGAGCAAACAATTCCAGGG GTGATAGTGAGCATAGTTGGTCTTCTTCTATTTGGGAAGGTGTTGGAGCCTTTATGGGGAGCTAAGGAGTTGCtcaagtttatttttattgttaatCTCTCAACTTCAGCTTGTGTCTTCGTAACTACTATTGTGCTGTACTACATAACACAGGAGGAGAGCTACCT TTACACACCCGTTTCTGGGTTTTATGGAGTTCTTTCAGGACTACTCGTGGGCATCAAGCAAATTTTACCCGATCAGGAGCTTAACCTTCTTGTGCTTAAGATTAGTGCAAAG TGGATTCCATCTATTGTTGCATTTATCTCAGTTGCTGTAAGCTTCTTCATAAAGGAATCAATGTCATACCTTCCCATCATATTGTTTGGCATCTACATGAGCTGGATTTACCTGCGTTACTTCCAAAGGAGATTAGAAGTAGGCCTTAAAGGGGATCCAAGTGATGAATTCTCATTTTCAAGCTTCTTCCCTGGATTTTTAAG GCCAATTTTGGACCCTATTGCTTCCATATTCCACAAACTTTTCTGTGGGCGATCTGCAAGACCTGAAGGCACAGGCCAGACACTGGATGGGTCACAGTTCCCTGGTTCAGGCTCCATTGAGGCAAACAGGAGGAG AGAAAGGGGTCAGAGGGCACTGGAGCAGAGACTGGCAGAGAAGCTGGCCGCGGTCAGGAATGCGGAGGGCACGCCTCCGCCGAAGCAGCAGCGGGAGGACGCGGAGGATGATGCTTCTGATAAAGTCTGA
- the LOC110431615 gene encoding probable glutathione peroxidase 4, whose product MGAAESVPETSIHEFTVKDCNGKEVSLETYKGKVLLVVNVASKCGFTEVNYTQLTELYRKYRDKDFEILAFPCNQFLRQEPGSNQQIKDFACTRFKAEYPVFQKVRVNGPDAAPVYKFLKASKPGLFGSARVKWNFTKFLVDKNGKVVERYGTSTAPMSIEKDIQKALDEE is encoded by the exons ATGGGGGCGGCCGAGTCCGTGCCGGAGACCTCCATACACGAATTCACCGTCAAG GATTGCAACGGCAAGGAAGTGAGCCTGGAGACCTACAAGGGGAAGGTCCTCCTTGTTGTTAACGTCGCCTCCAAATG TGGGTTCACCGAGGTTAATTACACGCAGCTGACGGAGCTTTATCGGAAGTACAGGGACAAAG ACTTTGAGATATTGGCATTCCCCTGCAATCAGTTCTTGCGACAAGAGCCAGGTTCTAATCAGCAGATAAAAGACTTTGCTTGCACCAGATTTAAAGCTGAATACCCAGTTTTTCAGAAG GTGCGTGTAAATGGCCCGGACGCCGCGCCGGTTTACAAGTTTCTGAAAGCTAGCAAGCCTGGTTTGTTTGGATCAGCAAGAGTCAAATGGAATTTTACCAAGTTTCTCGTGGATAAAAATGGGAAGGTCGTTGAGAGATACGGAACATCGACGGCTCCAATGTCAATTGAG AAGGACATCCAGAAGGCCCTTGATGAGGAATAA
- the LOC8080807 gene encoding uncharacterized protein LOC8080807 isoform X2, with translation MDQLVNFIIRPPRADYSPNDDLLEQEFMLKGRWFLRKDLEVKNGQGKTLQCSHYMPVVVPEGKALPCVIYCHGNSGCRADASEAAIILLPSNITVFTLDFSGSGLSEGEHVTLGWNEREDLKAVVNYLRTDGNVSCIGLWGRSMGAVTSLMYGAEDPSIAGMVLDSPFSNLVDLMMELVDTYKYPLPKFTVKLAIQHMRKIVKRKASFDIMDLDTIQVAKRCFVPALFGHATEDDFILPHHSDKIYESYIGDKNIIKFDGDHNSPRPQFYFDSITIFFHNVLNPPEVAEDHYFLTPRSSLGQGHWDTEQDIEYRFSQSPTARAATTEDAIAQLRSRRLMSRMEVPSGATTEDRADRTEGLDSDQGPSSSSVSTATPPNGRNGRLLTPTSDDGEYVEYSFDSLSDMPYTVEDEDRMLMQAILESLKDYEQSNIKNVQSTASDAAPKENDTVRESNGVAAAALEQDAASASFDAPAKHTNVCNSGEKVSEGQTTDCDAVKNSASVSASGSSEPLASTQMTNGKPASAESQKVTQNANGEDGTRATLVVQKSRTGGLIDGLTQKWGSFFKNND, from the exons ATGGACCAGCTCGTCAATTTCATCATCCGCCCGCCCAG AGCTGACTAcagtccaaatgatgatttaTTAGAGCAGGAGTTTATGCTGAAGGGAAGATGGTTCCTGAGGAAGGATTTGGAG GTAAAAAATGGCCAGGGAAAAACGTTGCAGTGTAGTCACTACATGCCTGTTGTGGTTCCTGAAGGAAAAGCTCTTCCTTGTGTCATATATTGTCATGGAAACAG TGGGTGCAGAGCTGATGCTAGTGAAGCCGCTATTATTCTTCTACCATCAAACATTACAGTCTTTACACTGGACTTTTCAGGGTCTGGACTCTCTGAAGGAGAGCATGTCACCTTAGGCTGGAATGAA AGAGAAGATCTGAAAGCTGTGGTTAACTATTTGCGAACAGATGGGAATGTATCTTGCATTGGTTTGTGGGGTCGCTCAATGGGTGCGGTCACAAG TCTAATGTATGGAGCGGAGGATCCATCAATTGCAGGAATGGTTCTTGATAGCCCATTCTCCAACTTGGTCGACTTAATGATGGAGCTAGTGGACACCTACAAATATCCACTGCCAAAATTCACT GTCAAACTTGCAATACAGCATATGCGAAAGATTGTCAAGAGGAAAGCTAGTTTTGACATCATGGATCTTGATACCATTCAG GTTGCAAAACGATGTTTTGTtcctgctttgtttggacatgcaACTGAGGATGATTTTATACTTCCCCATCATTCAGACAAAATATATGAATCATATATT GGTGACAAAAACATTATAAAATTTGATGGGGACCACAATTCACCACGTCCTCAATTTTACTTTGACTCAATCACTATATTTTTCCATAATGTGCTAAACCCTCCTGAAGTGGCAGAGGATCATTATTTCCTGACACCACGTAGTAGCCTTGGTCAG GGTCATTGGGATACAGAACAGGACATAGAGTATAGGTTCTCTCAATCACCTACAG CCCGTGCGGCTACGACAGAAGATGCCATTGCACAGTTGCGTTCTAGAAGGCTCATGAGTAGAATGGAG GTTCCATCTGGTGCCACCACTGAAGACAGGGCTGATCGAACTGAG GGTTTGGATAGTGATCAAGGTCCCTCCTCATCTAGTGTGTCAACAGCAACTCCTCCCAACGGCCGCAACGGAAGGTTGCTGACTCCAACCTCTGATGATGGCGAGTATGTGGAGTACTCATTTGATAGCTTGTCAGATATGCCTTACACCGTGGAAGATGAAGATAGA ATGCTGATGCAAGCAATTCTTGAATCACTGAAAGACTATGAACAGTCAAATATAAAAAATGTGCAATCCACTGCATCTGATGCTGCACCCAAAGAGAACGATACTGTAAGAGAGAGCAATGGTGTGGCTGCTGCAGCATTGGAGCAAGATGCAGCCTCTGCATCATTCGATGCTCCTGCCAAACATACGAATGTCTGCAACAGTGGAGAAAAAGTCAGTGAAGGGCAAACTACAGATTGCGACGCTGTAAAGAACAGTGCTTCGGTCTCTGCTTCTGGTTCTTCAGAGCCCTTAGCGTCAACACAGATGACCAATGGAAAACCTGCTTCGGCAGAATCCCAGAAAGTGACTCAGAATGCCAATGGGGAGGACGGCACTAGAGCAACTTTGGTAGTCCAGAAGAGCCGTACGGGCGGCCTGATAGATGGTTTGACACAAAAATGGGGttctttcttcaagaacaacgaCTAA